The following nucleotide sequence is from Bacteroidota bacterium.
GTGAGGATCATTGCCGGCGATTCGGCCTATTTTGTCTATGTGTTCGTGGGCTATCTAGCCTGTATCATTGTTATCCCAACTGTAATGAGTTATGTGTATCATAGACAACTACAGACAAAAGAATAAATTGTACATCACTCAATCACACCTAATCTACTCGTACGTTATGAATCGACTCACTGTGCTCTTTATTATCGTTCTCGGCGTCTGCTTCGCGCCGTCGCACTCGTTTGGTCAGCATCAGTCCATCAATACGAGCAAGATCGACAGCCTCTTGGACAAGCTCTCGGGCAAGAATAAGTTTATGGGAAGCGTGACGATCAGGAAACACGACCAGATACTCTACTCCAGAGCATGCGGTTTCTCCGATGTTCAAGGACACTTGAACGCCACGCCGGAGACAAAGTACCGGATCGGCTCGATCTCGAAAATGTTCACCGCCACAATGATTTTTCAGTTGATCGAAGAGCACAAGCTGTCGTTAGAAACGAAGCTCTCGACCTACTTTTCAGGTATCCCGAATGCAGATAAGATCACGATCAGTGACCTGCTCTCTCATCGTAGTGGCATTTTCAATATTACAGAAGACTCTACATATAGCGAGTGGCATACGGCGAAACAAACGCAGCTCGCGATGCTCGATCGGATGAAAGCACACCCGTCCGTCTTCGAACCTGACACGAAAACAGAGTATAGCAATTCGAATTATATTCTCTTAGGATACATTCTCGAAACGATCACCGGGAAATCCTATGCGGATAATTTGAAAACGAGAATTGCCGATAAAATTGGTTTGAAGAATACATACTATGGCAACAAGACACAGCCCTCCAAGAACGAATCGTTTTCGTACAGCCTCGATGACGGACGCTGGACTCAGGAGCCGGAAACAGACATGAGCATTCCTGGAGGGGCAGGTGCTATCGTCTCGACACCTAACGACCTGACGCATTTCATCACTGCACTCTTCAATGGAGATCTGATCTCCAAGGCCTCGTTGGACAGCATGACAACGATCAGAGAAGGTCTGGGAAGGGGTATCTTCCGCATTCCGTTTGGGACGCATACCGGCTTCGGTCACAATGGCGGCATCGATAAGTTTGCATCCGGACTTTCCTACTTTCCTGACGATAGCCTCTCGTTCGCCGTCTGCACCAATGGGTTGGATTATAACCTGAATGCTGTAGCGATTGGGGTACTACAGATATGTTATAATATGCCCTACGAAATTCCATCGCTGGAAGAATTTGCGGTTGATCCGAAGATTCTCAAAACGTATGAGGGGATCTATTCATCAAACGGAGTACCGGTGAAGATCAAGATTACGATCAAAAACAACAAACTCACAGCACAAGCATCCGGTCAGCCGCCGTTCCCGCTCGATGTGGTCAGCAACACAGAGTTCAGATTCAATGAAGCTGGGATCAAAATTAGCTTCAAGAAAGAACATGAACTGGTCATAGAACAAGGTGGACAAGAAACCATTTTTTCTAAAGAATAGAGAATGGATATGTGTATCAACTCCGATCATTACCGCGCCACATCAACTGGCTTCCGCAATTCTATGCTCGACTCGTCCAGGATGTGCTGCGAGTAGGACGTTCGTACGACGCTACTTCAGTTTTTACTGAAGTGACTGTCAAAAGGCAAGTTACTGAAAAACCCTCTTCCTCCGGGAGAGGGTTTTCATTTTTACGAATGACGATGAGAATCCTGCACCTATCGGTTTTTTATCCTTCCGATGCGCACCTGTCTTCTCTGTAACTAATCGGTACCTTAGGCGTTTCTAAAATAAGCGCGTTCACATGCACACAGAAATCTATGCGTACCACCTTCGTCCTAGTCTGTTTGTGCCTTGCATCTCATTTGTTTGCTCAAGGGATTTCGAGTGACGGCAGAGAATTTTATCTCGGTTACGTTCCGCCGTATTTCCCACTGGGTTCTAAGTCGACCACGCACATCGTGACGCTCAACGCCATCTCGACGATTGCTTGCACCGTCAGTGTCAGCTATGTGTCCTCGACCGGCGAAGATGTGGAAGGGCGTGAATTTCAGCTCGTTGCAAATATTGCAACGACTATTCCGATCGATGCTACCAGACTCATCTCGGACGGTAACGGAGAAATACCGGAGAATAAGACAATCCATGTGGTATCGACAGCCCCGATCACCCTGACGTTGAATAGCGCCGGTCCGTGCCGCGGAGGTTCATATCTTGCATTGCCCATCGAATGCCTTGGTCGTCATTACGTGGTCATGTCGTATTACGACAATCCCGCGGGAATCGGTGGGTACGATTTTTTTGATAAATCAGTCGGCGAAGCGTGCATTGTTGCCGCGTATGATGCGACCGAGGTGACAATCACGCCGACCGTTCAAACGGCAGGAGGCAAATCGGGGGTGAGCAACGGTGTGGGAACCCCATTCAAGGTCACACTGAACCGGGGACAAAGTTATTTTTTCAAATCCCTCGGTCTTGAATCCACAAACGATCTGTCCGGGACGCTTATCGATGCAACCAGACCGGTTGCTGTATTCAGTGGTCATAGCAATGCGATCACTCAGGCAAGTGCCTTCCCAAGTCCGGATGCAGTAGAAGCACGCAACTCGCTGCTACAGCAGTTGCCTCCCGCTGAATGCTTCGATACTAGCGGGTACTATACGATCCCCTGGTTCGAAGCAGGCGGAGGCGGAGACGGAGCCGGCGATGAGGTTCGGACATATACGGCTGCAATCGGCGGAAGCAAGATTACGCTGCAAAGCCCGCAGACTGTAGACCTTTCGACGAATCCCCTGAATCTTCAAACGCCGAGCCTTCCTTCCGTCCAAGTCCCCACATTTTCTGCATCAACGAATGGACATCCGTTCGCTATGGCGATCTATGATCAGCGAAGACAAGCAGGGAGCGGGCCGTACGCGTCGCCGAATATGTGCTGGGTCGTTCCGCAACGTCATTGGAAGACCGAGTACCTGTGCAGTCCTGCGAACTCAAGCGACGAACAATTCACTAATGCGTCGTATTTCCTTTCACTCATCTGCCGGCAGCAAGATTGGAGCGGTGGGATCCTTGTTTCGGTGGACGGATCAAATCCGGTTGGAATAACGCATGCAGGATTGAGCATCAAGAAAACATGGTCTGCGATTCCAGGCAGTGCAGGTATGATGGGGGCGGAGATTGCCGCGTACTACGGACATACCTACAGGATCTATAACACTCGACGAGAGGATAGTACGCACCCGGAGCCTGCACCGTTTGGGATTTTGGAGAGCCGGATGCACGCATATGATGCTGAGCGTGACGCGATCGATGCGAATACATATTTTTTCAGCGGAGCGAATCCGGCAGGGATGAGCTACAGCGAATACGGCCTCTCGGCTTCGATGATTCGCGATTCGGTGACATACACGTGCGGGAAATGGACGGTCTGTCTTCACGATAGTGGTGGGGTCGGAAACGGGATACGGTATGTGGAAATACTTAATTACGTGAACAACAATCTCCTCCCTCAACCACGACTGGCCAAGAACCTGAGGCTTAGTCCGTCGGTGGATCCGTATTCAACAGGAGCCGTTGCGTTTGATGGGTCGGCGACGTCACTGTGCATAGACATAGAACCGATTGTTCCTACGGACTCGGCATACGGGACGCTTGCGGTGTATGATAATTCCGGAGCGGTTCATCTGGTGACGATCTCGGCACGCCCAACATTTGAGATTGTTGCCTCTGCTCCAATGACGAAACCCTCGGCCGGACATTTCGATCTCGGTGCCACCGGAGTGGACAGCGGAGCCTGCGGTTCGATCACGATCGAGAACCCTGACGTCGACGGCGCGAGGGATCTGGTGATCGACAGCTTGTATCTTGTCGGCGATACTGCCCACTTGCATATCGAAGGTCAGACCAACGCGTTTCCATTGACGGTATTGCGTGGAGCAAATCGTCAGTTCACCATTTGTTTTGCACCGGAGGATACGACCAGTTACATAGCGACACTCCGACTCGTCGATCACTGTGGCAATCGATTCGCATATACGATTACTGGTTTCGGGGAGTCAGGATTATTGCAGTCGGCTGATATTACGCTTGATCAACGCGTACTCGGAGATTCCGCATGCGCTCCGATCTCGTTGCGGAATGTTGGGACGAGGCCATTGCAGTTGGTACCAGTGCCCGTTGTAAGCGACACGGCTGATTTTTCGATCGACCCATTGTTCCTCGGACAATTGCCGCTGACGCTGTTGCCGGGAGATTCGGCGTCGCCACTCGTGTGTTTCCATCCCAGATCGGATAGTACTCGAATGAGCACGATACAGTGGCGTACCGATATCCCATCTTCCCTTGAGCGAAGGATGAAGTCCGTTTCAGTGATAACAGGTATAGGCTACGATCCGCGTGTCTCGTGGGACCCAGGCGAGAGCGTGTTCCTCGGCGATTCGACCGCTGCGGTGACAAACATCGCTCGCCGCGTCACACTGCACAATGACGGAAGAAGGAGTGTGCTCGTGCATTCGATCGTTGAGGGCGGAGCCGATTCCGCCGACTTCTCGATCACCGACAATGAACTCGGCTTGCCGGTGCTTTCGGAGTTTCACCTTCAGGCGGCCGATAGTATATGGGTGGAGCTTCGCTTTCGCCCAGAAGCTACCACGGGGGTACCCAACGGTTTTCGCGACCGACACGCGACACTTGTTGCCAACGTTGAGGCCGAGGGAGTGCGAAGCTTCGGTACGCAGGCCAAGGCCACACTTCGAGGCACATTCTCGCCAGACGCTTCCGTCGCGGCCACCAGTACGGGCGTGCACCTGAGGTGTCTTGTGTACCCCGACCAGTTAGAAGTGCTTGGTGTTCCGCTCGGAGCGACCGCACAACTATATGATGTGCTCGGTCGCCGGATTGCGGTTTCCGACCCTCAGACGGAAGGGGAGGCGAGCGTCCGAATACAGAGAGATGGCCTTCGGTCCGGTGCTTATGTACTGAAAGCCGCGGATAAGATCATCAAGGTCACGTTGGTGCGGTAGCTCCGGATAACGGGGCAGTCTCGGCAGAGAAGGCGCATGCCGCCCCAACGCACGGTCGGTCCGTAGAGAATTACCAAAGCGGGGCGGGGGAATCCCGCCCTCGTTTTTTGTGGGAGCACGATTCCGTATTTTCGTGTTACTCTTCGTCTTGTAAAAGCTATTCCGTTCGCATAACGTGAAAAAAAACCGTACTTTAATCATTGTCATCATCCTGTGCATCGCAGGTGCGCTGTATGGATTGTATCCCACTTGGAAGTCACAGGATTACCAGTCGACACTGGACTCGTTCGGTAAGGACTCCGCCAAGCGCGCAGCCTATATCGCAAAGCACGAGGAAGATGTCCGGTCCCTCAATACGGGCGTTGTGCGTCCGATCAAACTCGGTCTCGATCTGCGCGGTGGTATCTATATCACGATGGAAGTCGACGTCCTGAAGTTTATCGAAGAGCAGGCCTCCAATAAGGACGAGATCCTCAATGCGGTACTCGCTGCCACTTCAAAGGAAGAGCAGACGAGCGATGAAACCGTCGTTTCGATCTTTTCCCGCAAATTCCAGGAGATCGCTGCATCCAAAGGAAAGACGCTTGCGAACTACTTCCTTCTCGACGACGTGAAAACGGGCGAGGATAAGGAAATCATCGCATCGCTGACCAAAGGAAGCGACGAAGCGGTCGATCGCGCCATCGAGATCATCCGTAATCGTATCGACCAATACGGTTTGACTGAGCCTACGATTCAGAAGTTCGGTTCGCGCCGTATCATTATCGAGGTCCCGGGAGCTGCTGACCCGGCGAGCGTTCGCCAGCTTCTCGAAGGAACGGCGCAGTTGGAATTCCGTCTGCTGAAGGATCCGAAGATCGTCCGTCGAGTCATCGATCGCATCGACAAGTATCTTTCCAGCACGGGGTTTGTGACCACGCCGGACAGCGCGAAAGCCACGGTGGCGGATTCCGTAAAACAGCCTGGCGTAATCGCGCAGGGCACGGATTCGAGCAAGAAGGCAGCGGAGACGAAGTCTGCAAAGAAGGAAGACAAGAAGGCAATCGCGAAGGCCGATACGACCAAGAAAGATAGCACCGCTGCCAAGACGGCGACCCTCTCGCCGGAGGATTCCGCCCAGCGTGCCGACAGCCTTGCGTATGCCGGTCTGAGCGACCAGCAAAAGGCCGCAAAGTTCACGAAGGAGCATCCGTTCACGGCGCTCATTGCAAAAGGCCAGACAAAGAGCGGCCAGTATTATGTGAGCGACGCCGACCGTCGTGCAATGCTCGAAATCCTCGCCCGTCCGGACATCAAGCCGATGTACGAAGGTGAAGTCGATTTCTCGTTCAGTCGTCCGATCAAGGATCAGGGAGGCAGCAACTTCTATGAAGTGTATTTCCTCAATGCGCAGCCCGAACTGACGGGTAAGTATATCGTCGATGCCGGTGCGGAACTCCGCGACGGCAAGCCGACGGTCACGATGCGCATGAACGAGGACGGTGCCCGCATTTGGTCGCGCGTGACCGATGCGAACGTGAACCACCGCATTGCGATCGTGCTCGATAACGTTGTCTATTCCGCTCCGAATGTGATGTCGCGTATCGACGGCGGTAACTCCGAGATCAGCGGTTCGCGCGATATGGCCGAAGCGAATCTACTGAAAATCGTGCTCAAAGCCGGCGCACTGCCTGCACCGGTCAAGATCATTCAGCAGCAGGAAATCGGTGCATCGCTCGGAGCCGACTCGGTGTCGAAAGGATTGCAGTCGATCCTGATCGGCTTCCTTGTCGTGATCATTTTCATGGCGATGTACTACCTGACGGGTGGCTTTGTCGCAGACGTCGCGGTTATCATCAATCTGATCTTTACGCTTGCAGTCCTCGCCGCCTTCGGTGCAACACTGACGTTGCCTGGTATGGCCGGTATCGTATTGACTGTCGGTATCGCCGTTGACGCGAACGTGCTCATTTATGAACGTGTGCGTGAAGAGCTTGCCTCCGGCAAGTCGCTGAAGCTCGCAATCGACGACGGCTATAAACGAGCCTTTGCCCCGATCTTCGACGGTCACTTGACCGCGTTCTTCTCGGGCGTGATCCTGTACTCGATGGGTACGGGTACCGTCCAGGGCTTCGGCGTGACGCTCATGATCGGTATTGCCGCATCGCTGTTCACAGCGATCGTCATTACCCGCGTCATCTTCGATATCT
It contains:
- a CDS encoding IgGFc-binding protein translates to MRTTFVLVCLCLASHLFAQGISSDGREFYLGYVPPYFPLGSKSTTHIVTLNAISTIACTVSVSYVSSTGEDVEGREFQLVANIATTIPIDATRLISDGNGEIPENKTIHVVSTAPITLTLNSAGPCRGGSYLALPIECLGRHYVVMSYYDNPAGIGGYDFFDKSVGEACIVAAYDATEVTITPTVQTAGGKSGVSNGVGTPFKVTLNRGQSYFFKSLGLESTNDLSGTLIDATRPVAVFSGHSNAITQASAFPSPDAVEARNSLLQQLPPAECFDTSGYYTIPWFEAGGGGDGAGDEVRTYTAAIGGSKITLQSPQTVDLSTNPLNLQTPSLPSVQVPTFSASTNGHPFAMAIYDQRRQAGSGPYASPNMCWVVPQRHWKTEYLCSPANSSDEQFTNASYFLSLICRQQDWSGGILVSVDGSNPVGITHAGLSIKKTWSAIPGSAGMMGAEIAAYYGHTYRIYNTRREDSTHPEPAPFGILESRMHAYDAERDAIDANTYFFSGANPAGMSYSEYGLSASMIRDSVTYTCGKWTVCLHDSGGVGNGIRYVEILNYVNNNLLPQPRLAKNLRLSPSVDPYSTGAVAFDGSATSLCIDIEPIVPTDSAYGTLAVYDNSGAVHLVTISARPTFEIVASAPMTKPSAGHFDLGATGVDSGACGSITIENPDVDGARDLVIDSLYLVGDTAHLHIEGQTNAFPLTVLRGANRQFTICFAPEDTTSYIATLRLVDHCGNRFAYTITGFGESGLLQSADITLDQRVLGDSACAPISLRNVGTRPLQLVPVPVVSDTADFSIDPLFLGQLPLTLLPGDSASPLVCFHPRSDSTRMSTIQWRTDIPSSLERRMKSVSVITGIGYDPRVSWDPGESVFLGDSTAAVTNIARRVTLHNDGRRSVLVHSIVEGGADSADFSITDNELGLPVLSEFHLQAADSIWVELRFRPEATTGVPNGFRDRHATLVANVEAEGVRSFGTQAKATLRGTFSPDASVAATSTGVHLRCLVYPDQLEVLGVPLGATAQLYDVLGRRIAVSDPQTEGEASVRIQRDGLRSGAYVLKAADKIIKVTLVR
- the secD gene encoding protein translocase subunit SecD, whose translation is MKKNRTLIIVIILCIAGALYGLYPTWKSQDYQSTLDSFGKDSAKRAAYIAKHEEDVRSLNTGVVRPIKLGLDLRGGIYITMEVDVLKFIEEQASNKDEILNAVLAATSKEEQTSDETVVSIFSRKFQEIAASKGKTLANYFLLDDVKTGEDKEIIASLTKGSDEAVDRAIEIIRNRIDQYGLTEPTIQKFGSRRIIIEVPGAADPASVRQLLEGTAQLEFRLLKDPKIVRRVIDRIDKYLSSTGFVTTPDSAKATVADSVKQPGVIAQGTDSSKKAAETKSAKKEDKKAIAKADTTKKDSTAAKTATLSPEDSAQRADSLAYAGLSDQQKAAKFTKEHPFTALIAKGQTKSGQYYVSDADRRAMLEILARPDIKPMYEGEVDFSFSRPIKDQGGSNFYEVYFLNAQPELTGKYIVDAGAELRDGKPTVTMRMNEDGARIWSRVTDANVNHRIAIVLDNVVYSAPNVMSRIDGGNSEISGSRDMAEANLLKIVLKAGALPAPVKIIQQQEIGASLGADSVSKGLQSILIGFLVVIIFMAMYYLTGGFVADVAVIINLIFTLAVLAAFGATLTLPGMAGIVLTVGIAVDANVLIYERVREELASGKSLKLAIDDGYKRAFAPIFDGHLTAFFSGVILYSMGTGTVQGFGVTLMIGIAASLFTAIVITRVIFDILLERMPSSIKFG
- a CDS encoding serine hydrolase, with product MNRLTVLFIIVLGVCFAPSHSFGQHQSINTSKIDSLLDKLSGKNKFMGSVTIRKHDQILYSRACGFSDVQGHLNATPETKYRIGSISKMFTATMIFQLIEEHKLSLETKLSTYFSGIPNADKITISDLLSHRSGIFNITEDSTYSEWHTAKQTQLAMLDRMKAHPSVFEPDTKTEYSNSNYILLGYILETITGKSYADNLKTRIADKIGLKNTYYGNKTQPSKNESFSYSLDDGRWTQEPETDMSIPGGAGAIVSTPNDLTHFITALFNGDLISKASLDSMTTIREGLGRGIFRIPFGTHTGFGHNGGIDKFASGLSYFPDDSLSFAVCTNGLDYNLNAVAIGVLQICYNMPYEIPSLEEFAVDPKILKTYEGIYSSNGVPVKIKITIKNNKLTAQASGQPPFPLDVVSNTEFRFNEAGIKISFKKEHELVIEQGGQETIFSKE